A window of the Miscanthus floridulus cultivar M001 chromosome 14, ASM1932011v1, whole genome shotgun sequence genome harbors these coding sequences:
- the LOC136505834 gene encoding protein ALP1-like, giving the protein MSRKRSLLRTQLDDSSSDDEDCLILGTAAIVDTFANEKKHGGSVLGPRMIYRDRKGGHERMFQDYLAVNPTYGPELFRRRYRMSRELFLRIMNAVEAHDDYFVQKRDATNVLGLSCFQKITAAITYGVPADVTDEYIRIGESTAFESLRRFVVAVDEIFGEQYLRYPTEADTTCLLAIGEQKGFPGMLGSIDCMHWAWKNCPYDKQGQYKGHVEQPTIILEAVASNDLWIWHAFFGMPGSHNDINVLHRSPLFDNLAEGRAPQVNYSINGHDYTMGYYLADGIYPTWATLVKSISLPQGNKRQYFAKAQEAARKMVERAFGVLQARFAIVRGPVHIWDKDTISQIMRACVIMHNMIVEDEGFVVDPNERFDYGGNNVEPAHGRATRTLDEYIDAHRKIRNKETHDQLKEDLIEHLWNHHPDLY; this is encoded by the exons ATGTCTAGGAAGAGATCCCTTCTTCGAACGCAATTGGATGATTCATCATCCGATGACGAGGATTGTTTGATATTAGGGACTGCTGCAATTGTTGATACTTTTGCCAATGAAAAAAAACACGGTGGCTCTGTCCTAGGTCCTAGAATGATTTACCGTGACAGAAAAGGCGGCCATGAGAGGATGTTTCAAGATTATTTGGCAGTGAATCCAACATATGGCCCTGAATTATTCCGTCGAAG GTACAGGATGTCTAGGGAGCTTTTCCTACGCATAATGAACGCCGTTGAAGCACACGATGATTACTTTGTGCAGAAAAGGGACGCGACAAATGTACTTGGGTTGAGTTGCTTCCAAAAAATCACTGCTGCGATCACCTATGGGGTTCCCGCTGATGTCACAGATGAGTACATTCGCATTGGCGAAAGTACTGCATTTGAGAGCCTACGGAGGTTTGTTGTTGCAGTGGATGAAATCTTTGGAGAACAGTATCTCAGATATCCCACTGAGGCGGACACAACATGCTTACTTGCAATCGGTGAGCAAAAAGGTTTTCCCGGCATGTTAGGTTCTATCGATTGTATGCATTGGGCTTGGAAGAACTGTCCGTACGATAAGCAGGGTCAGTACAAGGGGCATGTGGAGCAGCCCACCatcattttggaggcagttgCTTCGAACGACCTTTGGATATGGCATGCCTTCTTTGGAATGCCCGGGTCTCATAATGACATCAATGTTCTGCATAGGTCACCTTTGTTTGATAACTTGGCAGAAGGTAGAGCTCCACAAGTTAACTATTCCATTAACGGCCATGATTACACAATGGGCTACTACCTAGCTGATGGC atatACCCCACATGGGCTACTTTAGTCAAGTCGATCAGTCTTCCTCAAGGGAACAAGAGGCAATATTTTGCCAAAGCGCAAGAAGCAGCTAGGAAAATGGTCGAAAGAGCTTTTGGGGTTCTTCAAGCTAGGTTTGCTATTGTTCGAGGTCCCGTTCACATTTGGGACAAAGATACAATATCTCAGATTATGAGAGCTTGTGTGATCATGCATAACATGATTGTGGAAGATGAAGGATTCGTGGTCGACCCTAACGAGCGTTTTGATTATGGTGGAAATAATGTTGAACCTGCTCATGGACGAGCTACTCGAACACTTGATGAATACATTGATGCGCACCGGAAGATCAGAAACAAGGAAACACATGATCAGCTGAAAGAAGACCTCATCgagcacttgtggaaccatcatccagATTTATATTAG
- the LOC136503379 gene encoding glutathione S-transferase T3-like produces MVNIKVVVQGGDASFLSDILLNGGDGTVAGLDELSIGLTQDTQGQDEVQAIKNTKGTKRTKNFHWKEDEIICSGWLNVSKDPIVGANQSRSSFWGRVHAFFEKHKKSTAVRTESSIMHRWLTIQYQVNKFCACYEAILRRNQSGFTIEDKINEAKKLYIEWDKDNKSFGLLHCYTILKGEDKWKAKMIELAEIEKEKQANKKKQKPSSKVSRPRDDEVNSEDHVIQVDSESPEPRKRSEGIKKAKENLRRGGGEACMEALGKMMEEKKALDMQKEKAKEERFMATLELEKATFELEKKRVATEEKKAEAEEKKAKAKLMKEEKEIMLADMSSLNPIQREWLAKMQQQIVERMREN; encoded by the exons atggtgaatatcaaagttgtag TGCAAGGAGGAGATGCAAGTTTCTTGTCGGACATTCTTCTCAATGGAGGAGATGGTACCGTTGCTGGTTTAGACGAGTTGAGCATTGGACTCACTCAAGACACTCAAGGTCAGGACGAAGTGCAAGCTATCAAGAATACAAAGGGAACGAAGAGGACCAAAAATTTTCATTGGAAGGAGGATGAAATTATATGCTCAGGCTGGCTGAATGTAAGCAAAGATCCCATTGTTGGTGCCAATCAATCTCGTTCATCTTTTTGGGGTAGAGTTCATGCTTTTTTTGAGAAGCACAAGAAAAGTACAGCTGTGAGGACTGAGAGTTCCATCATGCATAGGTGGCTGACAATTCAGTACCAAGTAAACAAGTTTTGTGCATGCTATGAAGCAATTCTACGAAGGAATCAAAGTGGGTTCACTATTGAAGACAAG ATTAACGAAGCAAAGAAGTTGTATATTGAATGGGACAAAGACAACAAATCATTTGGCCTTCTACATTGCTACACCATATTGAAGGGAGAAGACAAGTGGAAAGCGAAGATGATAGAACTGGCCGAGATTGAGAAAGAGAAGCAAGCCAACAAGAAGAAACAGAAGCCTTCGAGTAAGGTGTCAAGGCCGAGAGATGATGAAGTCAATAGTGAGGATCATGTCATACAAGTTGATTCTGAGTCTCCGGAACCAAGGAAAAGGTCAGAAGGAATAAAAAAGGCAAAAGAAAATTTGAGGCGTGGAGGTGGCGAGGCTTGCATGGAGGCTTTGGGAAAGATGATGGAGGAGAAGAAAGCCTTGGATATGCAAAAGGAGAAGGCCAAAGAGGAGAGGTTCATGGCTACATTAGAGTTAGAGAAGGCGACATTTGAGCTAGAGAAGAAACGGGTGGCAACCGAAGAAAAAAAAGCAGAAGCCGAAGAAAAAAAAGCAAAAGCGAAGCTAATGAAGGAAGAGAAAGAAATTATGTTAGCGGACATGTCCTCCCTCAATCCGATCCAGCGTGAATGGCTTGCGAAGATGCAACAGCAGATTGTCGAGAGGATGCGCGAAAATTAA